Part of the Lepidochelys kempii isolate rLepKem1 chromosome 8, rLepKem1.hap2, whole genome shotgun sequence genome is shown below.
TCCTCTGCACAGTCCCTTCAGTCTGAATATGTTCAATACTAAAGCCTTGCTGCTTCGATGAAAGCTGTTCAACTCTTAATCCCATTTCTTCATGGAGGAGCAATGTTGAGGGAAAGAAACTGCTCACTGAGAGGAGAACTCTTCATCCCTAGATACATTAAAACATTAAACTAAGACGCCCAGCAGAGACTTTAAACAGCCAGAGATTTCTGATTAATGACTACTGCAAATGCACTGAAGTTAAATTTATGAAAATTGCAACAATTTTGTATACAGCTGGAAAATTTTAAAGTTGACTCTGACTTGAGGGTATTTCTAACGGATTTCAATAAtacatttataattacatttgtGTATACAGTGTTACAGTATGTATGTATTAAGAAAAAGAGTATTTTGGTaaactataaatatatataattatgtaAAAATTAGAATATATTTTGATTTAGATTCCTTCACTTCTTTGctaccaaaaatatatatttttaaatatattttaaggtTTATCTACAGTGTATGAAAACATTTTATGAACAAAAccatttttggttttatttatggGTCCATTGTTACCGCTTCAAGCTCAATTTGTTTTTAGCAACTAATCTGCTTTAAGTAACTTAATTGGAAAACTAGTTAGTTGTATCATCTGATAGAGCTTGGTATATCATCAAGTTTTCCTTTCAGCTGTCAGCTGCTAATGTTCCATATGGTCATCCTAAAAGGAACTTAAAATAGCTACTTGTGGATTAGGGAAAACCCAACATTCGTATCATCATATGTCctccttttgggaaaaaaaataatatagCTGTTAATTCTGCTATATTACTAACATTTTCCTTCtgataatttattttaaagggatGTTTTACTCTTAGCTTTTTACTTTCAGCATTGCTAAATGTGTGTACCATTTGATCTATCCTATAGTTACATTTGTGTTGTAGCAGTTTTAAAGTCTAACATAAATCAGAATTAACCTTCTGCTGTGCATTTAAACTGTGCATGAAAAGAAAGGCCAAATTCAGAACGGACATAAGCAGCGTAATTCCACTGAATTGGGTGGAGTTGCACACCTACTTGTAATGGTGGCCAGGTGTGCAAGTTGGATGGCAAAAAATGTTGCCACAGATTTGGACATGGAAGGaaaaaattatttgcattacagtttgCAAGTGAATTAATATCTTTTATAGACATTTTCTCGACTGTACTCTATTGTTAGCTAACCAGACATCCAATCAGGCTATTAATTATTGTTACACCGCAAGCTAATTTCACCAGTGGTACAGACAACCTTGGACTTGTAGATCTACTTAGAGTTAATTAGGAATAAAACTTACTGAAAGCATTTCAAACAATGTTAGCAGATGAGGTTTGTAGTACTTTACAATAACAGAACTATTTCTCCTATATTTATAGGAGAAAGTGTCTTGGTGATATCATCACATACatatatgtacaaaaaaaaagtgcttttgaaaaaaatgcactaatttgATTCTGCAATGAATGATCAGTATAATTCGGAATGCAGCAATAAAACCTAGAATTGTCAGCCTCAAATCTTTTCACTAGTTACAGAAAGATGAGGAGGAAATATTAAGCTAAACGTTGAGTCCTCATTGCTAAAGTACATTGAGTGGACTAACCTGAGTAAACATACAAGTAGGTgctgggagagggaagaggggcAGCAAATGAAGTTACGATAATTTAATGTTTTATtatgaaaaaaatcatgtttAGATCACATTTTGACGGGAAGCAGTCATAATGAAAATCCGTATAGTTACATAAACCATGTTGAATGCAGCTATTTAAATCACTGAATAAAATTTACATGCAATAGCCTTGTGTATATGTAACATATACACACACCAAGTAGCATATGTTTGTGcgtgcatatatatatacacataatgaTATATTGTATATGAATGATTGTTAGGTTAATTGTAAGGTAATTCTACCTCCTATAAAATTGTTTGTATTTTGTTATGAATAGTTTGCctcataaaatacatattttgttcTATTTTGAAGTGTAGACACTTCTAATCAACAATAAAAAAGAGCAATGCTTATATAAGTCAGCTGCCTCCTTTGTTCTTTCATCTCTCTTACTCAGATTTTACTCTGGCTTTTGTCAGTCATTGTACAAGAATAGAGTTGACTCTTAACTACATAATATTAAACTGCTTTTTCAAAAGACTATAATTCTACTGTTGTAGATGATGCGTTTTTAAGAGAGAATTTGAATTTCACAAAAAGATCTGGGTACAGAAAGCCATTCTCTTTCGAAAAGGTGACAGCCAGagagttcacaaaaagaaaaggagtacttgtggcaccttagagactaaccaatttatttgagcatgagctttcgtgagttacagctcacttcatcggatgcatactgtggaaactgcagaagacatatacacagagaccatgaaacaatacctcctcccaccccactctcctgctggtaatagcttatctaaagtgatcactctccttacaatgtgtatgataattaagttgggccatttccagcacaaatccaggttttctcaccccccccctttttccatacacacaaactcactctcctgctggtaatagctcatccaaagtgaccactctccctacaatgtgcatgataatcaaggtggaccatttccagcataaatccaagtttaaccagaacgtcgggggaggggggtaggaaaaaacaaggggaaataggctaccttgcataatgacttagccactcccagtctctatttaagcctaaattaatagtatccaatttgcaaatgaattccaattcagcagtttctcgctggagtctggatttgaagttttttgttgtaagatagcgaccttcatgtctgtgattgtgtgaccagagagattgaagtgttctccgactggtttatgaatgttataattcttgacatctgatttgtgtccatttattcttttacgtagagactgtccagtttgaccaatgtacatggcagaggggcattgctggcacatgatggcatatatcacattggtggatgtgcaggtgaacgagcctctgatagtgtggctgatgttattaggccctttgatggggTGGGAGGCTTTTTGGTGGGAGGGGGGTTGTGTAATGTGGCAAATTGTTGGcatgattatgatgggtcccacgcttcctcTTCTTGTGGGGGCGGGGCGAGGGTTCAGagtgcagtttcctgcccctgaactagggtatctactgtcccactagtaacccagagaagggtagtggagagggagggacccgggcctgccctctactccaggtcccagcccaggggccctagggatagtggcaaACCACTTGAACCAGTGCtttcttcccctgggctacttccctctcctgctcttcagcttgtggggcatcctgccttctctctgaacaagctgggtgtctctttacctagggtcttggtcttctagccagccatggctcttctccaaactctcctctacttcaactcctccaaactgcactctgctccaactccttcccctggctgattgaaacagggggtttttatcaggtgactggcttcaggtgctctaattggcttcaggggcttttaattaatctataaaaaacctttcttccctttacagggaataaggcttctcctcatcctgggacttacatatctctcctatatcattctaatgctgccttctggccatgctgtatcacagtaaGTATGGGCTGTAATGCGTTTATATTGGAGAAGGCAAGTCCGAAAAATGCTCTTTGCTCTTGGGCTGGAAGATGATGATTGTAATGGTCTTTGGTTCCTATGGGAGTTTGTTCCATTGTGTTGGGCCAGCCTCTAATAAAGATCTGTCTTCTGCACAGATGAAATGTTGCCTACAGCCTTTGCCCTGGAGCTTTAGGGATTCTTTTAAATATCCTGGGCCTAGGCTGTTGAGCACTTTGAAAATAAGAAATGTGGCCTTGAACTTGACttgatattctatgggaagccagctCAGGGAGCAGAGGAGAAAATATTTGATGTGTTCATAGTATCCAGTGTTGGTGAGATGTGCTGCAATGTTTTGTACCAGGTAGAGTTTCCTAAAGGCAGAAGGCTTCATGCCCAGATATGTCTCAGTGCTGTTGTCCAGACAGGAGGTGGTGAAGGCGTGAATAACTGAGATCAGGTCACCATCTGCCAGAATAAGATGGAATAAGATGGAGTCTCCTAGCCATCTGGAGATGGTAGAAAGTATTAATTGTGGATGTTGCGATGTCAGAGCTTAGCATCTGTGAGGAATCTAGGAGCACTCCTAAACTAGGGGCTGAATTGACCAATTGCAGGTCAACCAAAGGAGATTGTACTGTGGCTGCAAACTCATCACAATGCTTTCTGCTGCCCACTTGCTCCAGTTCAGCTTCAACCAGCTCTTCTTTGTCCATGAGttgatctcatccaagcacagGGCCATCTTGGTGGCAGTGGTCTGGTCATACGGATGGATCCacggattccaaggccagaaagaacctaagtgatcatctaatctgacttcctatAAAACGCAAGCCACAGTACTTccgcaaaataattcctagagcagatcttttagaaaaacatccaaccttgatttaaaaattgccagagatggagaattcacTGTGACCCTTGGTAAAATGTTCCAATAGTTAGTTACTCgctccattaaaaatgtacaccttatttccagtataAATTTGAGAAGTTTCAACTGGATCACCTTTCCCTGCCAGACTGAAGaccccattgttaaatatttgttcttcatttcgatacttagactgtaatcaagtcagcccttaatcttctctttcctaagctaaatagattgagctccttgagtctatcactataaggcctgttttctaatcctttaattattttcatggctcttttctgaaccctcttcaatttatcaacatccttcctgaattctGGGCACcttaactggacacagtattccagtagcagtcacaccagtcccaaatatagaggtaaaaaaACCTCTCTATTCCTAATCATGATTGTCCAGTTTATGcaccccaggattgcattagttcttttggcTATTAGCATCACAATGGAAGCTGAAGTGGAGCTGATTGTTCACCATCACCCCAAAAGGATAAGTAGAGCTGAGTGTCATTTGCATGTTGCTGGCAGTATATCATCTGACCAGTTCACATGGTGGTTGCATGCAGATATTGAATAGGTACGGCAAAGGAGTTGATCCTTGTGGAGCTCCACAAGTAAGAGAGTGTTTTGTATATGTCTAGTAATGGAAGTGCTGTTTCTGGTCATTACTCATTGGGTGCCTCTCTCCAGGGAGAATTCAAATCATTTTAGCACATTTCCTTAGACTCATGGCACCTCTCTCAGGTGGGACAGCAGTATCACATGGTTGACAGTGCTGAACGTTGCAGAAAGGTCCAGGAATATGATGATGAATGTCTGCTCTCCATCCATTTATAGCAGATCATTCATCAGTGTCACTAAAGAGGTTTAAGACCCGTATCTTGGCATGAAGCCAGATTGTGCCATGTCTAGGATATTAGCTTCAGTTAGATAAGCTTATAGTAGCCTTTGGCTAGCTTCTCTAGGAGGTTGCTTGGGAACAGGGGTTTTGATACTGGGTGGTAGCTGGCTAGTAGCTAGCAAGTGCAAACTACTACTatatttaggtcctgatccagcaaagcacttaagtatgttcTTAACTTTAAGAACATGAGTAGTCTTATTGAAGTTAGACTATTGTGTGCTTGATGGAGAGGAATGGGCTTTCCCGATGAGGCATTGGCTATTTTGGTCATGAATGATACCAGTTACTTTTGACTCACTTTCACAGGAAAGTAAAGGTATAGGTTAGATTCACAGGTCACGGCTTTTTGGATATCGCGTACTGGCTGATGTGCGAATGTACTGCACTCCAGAAACACAGGCACCCTGATGTTGCTGGGTACCACAAATCTGGAAGGTGCTCCCCACAACACTCTGCACCCTTTAAGACATATTACAAAGCAGCTGTGTTGTCTCTACATGCATATGGATCCCCAATGCCCGGGATAACCTCAGCTGCGGAGATACAGCCAGTCTTCATTCCCTTTGTGCCACTGTGGTGAAAAGACTGAATCTCTGGCTATCCCTTTTTCATCCCCATGCCACTCCCGATAACCCTCAGATAGACCATAGAAAGGGTTTGTGTGGAATTAACACCAGTTCGTGATGTCGAGTATGGAACTTGCACTTGTTTATATCAGGTTCCTGCTTCTGGAAACCTCATCATGTGCTTTCAGTAGGATTATTCGTGGGAGTAAGGGCTGCATGGTCAGGATCCATGTTTATAACACTAAACTGTTCACAGTGAAGAGTCGTGATAGAACCAGAGCAGAGGCTGTGTAATAGATTTCCGTGTATTCCACAGTCACATTTCCTTCCCCCGACCAAAATTATATGCATTTGGGGCTTAACTCcctaaaatgaaaagttttttcTTTTGACAAGGCATCCTATCTAATAAATGAGGTGGGGGGATTCATTTAAAGAGCAAGTTGCTTCTAGAAACCTGCTCTAAaattatgctttaaaaaaatgtttatagaTGCACAGAAACCTTCCTAACAATGTGAATCAGAAGAAATCCGTTAAAGTGAATAGTTAGCATGGGAGTTTCTACCCCAGATGGACTGTGTTTCAGAGGCAGGCAAATGAAGTCTATCCACGTCTGTAAAGCTCACtgaggatgaaaggtgctgtgtaaATATAAGGTGGTATTAGAACCATGGAGCTGCTGAAGTAGGGGGAAAATCAGTTGGTGTAAGCGCAGGATTTTCAGAGCAAGCCGGAGGGGGGGTTTCTCCTGTTTTTGCAAGTAGGAAATCTGCTGAATAATTCATGAAGAGCGAAAGGGCTGAATTTCCAGGAGTGAGGTACGGTGTACATACTGTAGTGCAGAAAAAAGCTGCAAGGCTTcatagcagctgctgctgctcttcttgCTGTTGATTGCAGAGTGCTGCTTCTCTTGGTATTTTCACAGCTGGAGCATCCTTGCTACTGCCTGCCCTGAACCATCCTTGCTTGATGCATGCTCCGAGCCACCCCTGCTAGCTGCTGCCCTGGACCTGCCCTGGATCACCCATTGCTAGCTGCCTGCTCTGGATGTTGCTAGCTGCCTGCTCTGAACCATCCTTGCTAGCTGCCTGCTTTGGATTTTGCATGCTCTGAAACATGCCTGCTGCCTGCTACCTGCTGTGAATCCTCCTAGCTGAATGCTCTGGCTTCTCTCTGCTACATGGACTGTGTCTCGGCTTCACAGCCTCCTGACCAGATAAGGATGGGATTTGCCCAGAGGAGTTGAAGCTGAGCTGCATTCAACAAGATGCCCAACCTTTCGTCCTCTTCTGTCTGGAGTCCAAGCTCCTCTCTGCTGCTACTGTGTGAAGAATCCACGGGGACCAGAATCTCCTTGTCTCTCATCTATTCACTGTTAGCCCTTGTGGGGACCTTATCCAATGTGACGGTCATTTACCTGGTCTTCTCCTTCAAGAAGCTACAGACCACCAGCAATGCCTTCATTGTGAACGGCTGTGTAGCTGACCTGAGTGTCTGTGCCCTCTGGATGCCGCAGGAAGCGGTGCTGGGGCTGTTGCCCCCTAGCTCCTCCTCTGCTCATTCAGCAGGATACAGGCTGCTGCGGGATGGGCtccttggccttggcctcactGTCTCCCTGCTCTCCCACCTGCTGGTGGCCCTCAACCGGTATGTGCTGATCACCAAGGCACCCAGCACTTACCTGGCACTTTACCAGCAGAGGCGCACAGGGTGGATGATCGGACTTTCCTGGGCACTTGCCCTGCTCTTGGTGCTACTGCTGCCTGGGCTCTGGACACAATGGCTGTCACAGCAGTCATCTCAGCGGGAGATCAGCAGTGCCAGCAACAGTTCACACTACACTGCCCTGCTGGTAGCACTGGCCGTGCTCAGCCAGACCATGCTGCTGCTCCATTGCTACCTGGGCATCGTGAGACGGGTGCGGGTCAGCGTCAAACGGGTCAGCGTCCTCAACTTCCACCTCCTGCATCAGCTGCCCTTCCCTGCTGCCCCACTGCCTGCCCGCCGGGTTCAGCGGCGCCTCAGCAGCGTCTCCGTGCTGCTCCTGTGCTGTGTCTTCCTTCTGGGCACCCAGCCTGTGGTCTGGGTGAGCCTGCTAGGCTTCTTCCTGCAGTCCGTACCCCGGGCATTGCAGGTGACCAGCTGGCTGCTCTTCTGCTCCCTGTCTGCATTCAACCCATTGCTCTATACCTGGAAGAATGAGGAATTCAGGCGCTCTGTGCGCTCAGTGCTGCCCAGAGGAGAGACCCCAGCTATAactgtggcagcagcagctgctgccttccCCACGGTGTCACTGCCTTGCCAGGAACAGTTGCGGCAGGGTACCAAAGTTGAGAGCCTGGGGAACCTAGTGCTCCAGTGATCTGCTTGGGGATTGCATTCACTTCCAGGGGTGGCATTTGACACATTTGGGATGAGTGTGAGTGTAGATGACTCACAGGACTGCACAGCAGAATCCTCCACTCCCTATGGGAAAGATGTTGAACGCTGCCTTACAGACACAGCCAGGTTAAAATGTATATCAAACCAATTTCCTTCCCTGTGTAATCGACATCACCAGGGATTTACATGAGATGAAAGCATTTTATACCTCTAAAGCCCCTATGTCATGCTGTTAGTTTctcttttgcatttctctcagcttgGACAATGCCACTTAGACTTGTTTATGGTCGGTTTCACTTCACTCTCTGAGTCTTTTACTTTAGCAGGATGTTTCTGTGTTCTGTTGCAGATGTAGTCTTGTAAAAATATTTCCAGGGAGACTCTTCTACAGGGTCTGGGGCTGCTCAAACCCCCTCACCATAGGCTGGTGCATCATAGGCAGATTTAAATGAGGGCCTCAGGGTTCTAGACAGGAACCCAGAAGTTGGGATAGTGATGCAAACCTGGGGCAGCCCCCATAACCCTCCATCCCACAAACCCTCGGCACAGCCGCTTGGGTGGGTGTCCCTGAAATGTTTGGAGAAGGGCAGCAGGTTCACTCCTCTGCTTGCAACTTAAAAGGAGGATGTTATGCCCATTCCCTCTCCTCCagtttcttccctctccctgaaGGTCTGTGGGGCTTCTCCAtctttctctccctgcccacccctttgaggttcctctctcccttcctatTGAAATCCTATTTCTctactcttttttttaatccctctTCTTCTGTGAattagttttttttctccttctgtgcCACCAAATTTGCCCTCTCCCCCAAGTTTTACTCCCTGCCCCCTCTTTTTTACTGCAGCAACAGGGAGGCTGAAAGTCTCTGGTCAGCACAGCTAGGGGACTAGGAGATGGGGAGTTGGTGTTCGTCACACCTGCTCTGTAGCCTGGGACTTCtcacccctgcctcagcctttTCTGCTGGTGCCTTTAGTGCACAGAGGCAGATAAGCCCTCAGCCACAGGCTGCAGCCTGCCTTCCCTGCACAGCATTATCTAAttgctgcaatttttttttaaattgcctgtCTGGTGCAAAAGTTAGAGCCTGCAGGACTAGCTTTAGAAACAAGGACAATCCTGGCCAAATTGGGATAATTGGTAAATATGCTTCGGCATGCaattcctttcttaaaaaaaacaaggcGTTCCAGTGAAATAAACACCCATCCGAACACCTCTACCAAAGACCTCTAGTGAGGATCCACTTTGCAAATGCTTGTTTCTTATAAAATGTAAAGAACCCTGACAATATCTCTTTAAAGTGACCACAATGCTCACTCCATAATGCTCACTCAATCCAAATCCCACCATTCCCAATGCACTGGAGATGTTTATGCAGAAGTTAGTTACTATCTCCCACAATCTAAGGAATCCAAGAACTGCTTCCGTTAGCTCCCACTTCTCTCCTATGCTCTCCAAGAAACATCCTCCTTGTACTTCCCATTGGAGGTATCAGGGATGAAGAGGAATAAATTACATGCTGAAACTCTTATATTAATGGAGAAAAGTCTGTTTTTTAACATAATTTGCTTTGGATTTTTTTGGACAGctctttaaataaaacaaattttgacACCTATCTCTGCCTTGGGAAATTCTCTTTGATCAAAATATCCTACAGGTTCTCTCTCTGTTTATAGTATTATAATCTGTCCAGCTATTTATTTTCTTGTGTTAGTAGTTCTGGCATATAGCTCATGACAGCACAAATAATGAATTAAACGTTGGGTAAGTGATGTAGCTGCTCTATCACAGCAACAGCATCCAGAGATGTTAAGGTCATCTGTCCACCACCAAGACGATGAAGAGGGCAGTCCATAAGCAGATGGCACACTGTTTGTTCTGGGGTGCCATGCCCACAGAGGCGGGTCAGGGAGCTCAAGAAACCCCAACGGTAAAGACGTAAGTTAAACCTCCCATGACCCAGGAAGGTT
Proteins encoded:
- the GPR88 gene encoding G protein-coupled receptor 88 produces the protein MPNLSSSSVWSPSSSLLLLCEESTGTRISLSLIYSLLALVGTLSNVTVIYLVFSFKKLQTTSNAFIVNGCVADLSVCALWMPQEAVLGLLPPSSSSAHSAGYRLLRDGLLGLGLTVSLLSHLLVALNRYVLITKAPSTYLALYQQRRTGWMIGLSWALALLLVLLLPGLWTQWLSQQSSQREISSASNSSHYTALLVALAVLSQTMLLLHCYLGIVRRVRVSVKRVSVLNFHLLHQLPFPAAPLPARRVQRRLSSVSVLLLCCVFLLGTQPVVWVSLLGFFLQSVPRALQVTSWLLFCSLSAFNPLLYTWKNEEFRRSVRSVLPRGETPAITVAAAAAAFPTVSLPCQEQLRQGTKVESLGNLVLQ